A window of Corallococcus macrosporus DSM 14697 contains these coding sequences:
- a CDS encoding alpha/beta fold hydrolase, with the protein MHEALSPRPGGRPHGPPLVPEVEDIQAGYAHLDCEPRSVRGTPVRLFTFPGGTTDETRTVVCLPGLGASGRSFAPLEPLADTLRLLLWTPPPRTPATHTPLLWNLAVLDHAESLLPGRFALMGSSYGSLLSMAYALAHPERVKALVLVSPVASVHRIRRLALTLSTLVRAPRPLAYLLAPTVARVLGGRGLPPEGRAEIVREARRLSPMELLRRLRDILATNLMSRLHELRVPTLIIQGGRDVLVPPRAAHDVARHIPGARLALIRGASHLPYMSHPAAFNALAGDFLRQHLD; encoded by the coding sequence ATGCATGAAGCCCTGTCACCGCGCCCGGGGGGCCGCCCCCACGGCCCGCCGCTCGTCCCGGAGGTGGAAGACATCCAGGCGGGCTACGCGCACCTGGACTGTGAGCCGCGCTCCGTGCGAGGCACACCGGTACGCCTGTTCACCTTTCCAGGCGGCACCACGGACGAGACACGCACCGTGGTGTGTCTCCCGGGGCTGGGAGCCAGTGGCCGCTCCTTCGCGCCCCTGGAGCCGCTGGCGGACACCTTGAGGCTGCTGCTGTGGACGCCGCCGCCGCGGACCCCCGCCACCCACACCCCGCTGCTGTGGAACCTGGCGGTGCTGGACCACGCGGAGTCCCTGCTGCCGGGCCGCTTCGCCCTGATGGGGTCCTCCTACGGGAGCCTGCTGTCCATGGCCTATGCCCTGGCCCACCCGGAGCGGGTGAAGGCGCTGGTGCTGGTGTCGCCGGTGGCCAGCGTGCACCGCATCCGCCGGCTGGCCCTGACGCTGTCCACCCTGGTGCGCGCGCCCCGGCCCCTGGCGTACCTGCTGGCCCCCACCGTGGCCCGGGTGCTGGGCGGCCGCGGGCTGCCCCCGGAGGGCCGGGCTGAAATCGTGCGCGAGGCCCGGCGGCTGTCCCCCATGGAGCTGCTGCGCCGGCTCCGGGACATCCTGGCCACCAACCTGATGTCCCGGCTCCATGAGCTGCGGGTGCCCACGCTCATCATCCAGGGCGGCCGCGACGTGCTGGTGCCGCCCCGCGCCGCCCATGACGTGGCCCGCCACATCCCCGGAGCCCGGCTGGCCCTCATCCGGGGCGCCAGCCACCTGCCCTACATGAGCCACCCCGCCGCCTTCAACGCCCTGGCCGGAGACTTCCTCCGGCAGCACCTGGACTGA
- a CDS encoding proline dehydrogenase family protein: protein MTTDATHLSRSALLFLARKPGLEEVAMRLRPFRRLASRFIAGETLEEAVDAVRALSARGLMASFDHLNEAVQTPEETREEVRQYQRLLARIDAVGVRANVSLKLTQCGLLFDEALALENARAVVAEAAARDSFVRIDMEHSAVTQVTLDIVRQLRAEFGEPHVGAVLQSALRRTEQDARDLCAERIRVRLCKGAYLEKPDVAFPDKRDVDASFVRAMRVLLDSGVYHGIATHDERMIEATLDHAAKQGVPRGAFEFQMLYGIRRDLQERLVREGHPVRVYVPYGRHWYPYFMRRLAERPANLTFLLRNLVRG, encoded by the coding sequence ATGACGACCGACGCCACGCACCTGTCCCGCTCCGCCCTGCTGTTCCTGGCCCGCAAGCCCGGCCTGGAGGAGGTCGCCATGCGCCTGCGCCCCTTCCGGCGGCTGGCGTCGCGCTTCATCGCCGGAGAGACGCTGGAGGAGGCCGTGGACGCGGTGAGGGCGCTGTCCGCGCGGGGGCTCATGGCCTCGTTCGACCACCTCAACGAGGCCGTCCAGACGCCGGAGGAGACGCGGGAGGAGGTGCGCCAGTACCAGCGGCTGCTGGCCCGCATCGACGCGGTGGGCGTGCGGGCCAACGTGTCGCTGAAGCTCACCCAATGCGGGCTGCTCTTCGACGAGGCCCTGGCCCTGGAGAACGCGCGCGCGGTGGTGGCGGAGGCCGCGGCGCGAGACTCCTTCGTGCGCATCGACATGGAGCACAGCGCGGTGACGCAGGTGACGCTGGACATCGTGCGCCAGCTCCGCGCGGAGTTCGGTGAGCCTCACGTGGGCGCCGTGTTGCAGAGCGCCCTGCGCCGCACGGAGCAGGATGCCAGGGACTTGTGCGCGGAGCGCATCCGCGTCCGGCTGTGCAAGGGCGCCTATCTGGAGAAGCCCGACGTGGCCTTTCCAGACAAACGCGACGTGGACGCCAGCTTCGTGCGCGCCATGCGCGTGCTGCTCGACAGCGGCGTGTATCACGGCATCGCCACGCACGATGAGCGGATGATTGAAGCGACACTGGACCACGCGGCGAAGCAGGGCGTGCCGCGCGGCGCCTTCGAGTTCCAGATGCTCTACGGCATCCGCAGGGACTTGCAGGAACGACTCGTGAGGGAGGGTCACCCGGTGCGCGTCTACGTGCCGTACGGGCGGCACTGGTACCCGTACTTCATGCGCCGGCTGGCCGAGCGCCCCGCCAACCTGACGTTCCTGCTGCGCAACCTGGTACGTGGGTAG
- a CDS encoding glycoside hydrolase family 15 protein, whose product MALPIEAHALIGDTHSAALVARDGAVDWLCWPRFDSDACFAALLGEPKHGFWRIAPSVPARRVHRRYARDTLVLETEFHTDAGVVRLCDFMPLREDTPRLIRIVESRSGEVPLRMEFAPCFGYGDRTPWARLIPGGVSTKAGPDALYLSTALPLRLEHSHALADFRVPAGQRQAFVLSWHPSHLPPPRQPPDPLLTREDTERWWRAWAHRCVHESPWREQVTRSLITLKALTYSPTGGVVAAPTTSLPERLGGVRNWDYRFCWLRDATLTLLTLLNAGYTQEAQAWRDWLLRAVAGEPDELQILYGVAGERRVTELELPWLPGHEGSRPVRIGNAAVGQLQLDVFGEIADCLYHALRHGVCSDAEAWDVSVHLLRFVERNWDQPDEGIWEVRGGRQQFTHSKVMAWVAMDRMVKTAHLRGMRGAHVERWVALREQMHAEICARGYDARRNTFTQAFGGAALDASLLLIPLVGFLPPHDARVRGTVEAIQRELCYDGLVRRYHTHETRDGLPPGEGVFLACSFWMADALALMGRHREARELFEHLLGLCNDVGLLSEEYDPVAHKMTGNFPQAFSHLALVGSAFNLSREGGPGQERSH is encoded by the coding sequence ATGGCGCTGCCCATCGAAGCCCACGCCCTCATCGGAGACACGCACAGCGCCGCGCTGGTGGCCCGTGACGGCGCCGTCGACTGGTTGTGCTGGCCGCGCTTCGACTCGGACGCGTGCTTCGCGGCGCTGCTCGGCGAGCCGAAACATGGCTTCTGGCGCATCGCCCCCTCGGTGCCCGCGCGGCGCGTGCACCGCCGCTACGCGCGCGACACGCTGGTGCTGGAGACGGAGTTCCACACCGACGCAGGCGTCGTGCGGCTGTGTGACTTCATGCCGCTGCGCGAGGACACGCCGCGGTTGATTCGCATCGTGGAGTCCCGCTCCGGGGAGGTGCCGCTGCGCATGGAGTTCGCGCCCTGCTTCGGCTACGGCGACCGCACGCCCTGGGCCCGGCTGATTCCGGGGGGCGTCAGCACCAAGGCCGGCCCGGACGCGCTCTACCTGTCCACGGCGCTGCCGCTGCGGTTGGAGCACAGCCACGCGCTCGCGGACTTCCGCGTGCCCGCGGGGCAACGGCAGGCCTTCGTCCTGTCCTGGCATCCTTCCCATCTGCCGCCGCCGCGTCAGCCGCCGGACCCGCTGCTCACGCGCGAGGACACGGAGCGGTGGTGGCGCGCCTGGGCCCACCGCTGCGTGCATGAGAGCCCCTGGCGCGAGCAGGTGACACGCTCGCTCATCACCCTCAAGGCGCTCACCTACTCCCCCACCGGCGGCGTGGTCGCCGCGCCCACCACGTCCCTGCCGGAGCGGCTGGGCGGCGTGCGCAACTGGGACTACCGCTTCTGCTGGCTGCGCGACGCCACCCTCACCCTGCTGACGTTGCTGAACGCGGGCTACACCCAGGAGGCCCAGGCGTGGCGGGACTGGCTGCTGCGCGCGGTGGCCGGCGAGCCCGACGAATTGCAAATCCTCTATGGCGTGGCCGGCGAGCGCCGCGTCACCGAGCTGGAGCTACCCTGGCTGCCGGGCCATGAGGGCTCCCGCCCGGTGCGCATCGGCAACGCCGCCGTGGGCCAGCTCCAGTTGGACGTGTTCGGCGAGATTGCCGACTGCCTCTACCACGCGCTCCGCCACGGCGTCTGTTCGGACGCCGAGGCCTGGGACGTGAGCGTCCACCTGCTGCGCTTCGTGGAGCGCAACTGGGACCAACCCGACGAGGGCATCTGGGAGGTGCGCGGCGGACGCCAGCAGTTCACCCACTCCAAGGTCATGGCGTGGGTGGCCATGGACCGGATGGTGAAGACGGCGCACCTTCGCGGCATGCGCGGCGCGCATGTGGAGCGCTGGGTGGCGCTGCGAGAGCAGATGCACGCGGAAATCTGCGCGCGGGGCTACGACGCGCGCCGCAACACCTTCACCCAGGCCTTCGGCGGCGCGGCGCTGGATGCCAGCCTCCTCCTGATTCCCCTGGTGGGCTTCCTCCCGCCCCACGACGCGCGCGTGCGCGGCACCGTGGAGGCCATCCAGCGCGAGCTCTGCTACGACGGGCTGGTGCGCCGCTACCACACGCACGAGACGCGGGACGGCCTGCCTCCGGGCGAGGGCGTCTTCCTGGCGTGCAGCTTCTGGATGGCGGACGCGCTGGCGCTGATGGGCCGCCACCGCGAGGCGCGCGAGCTCTTCGAGCACCTGCTGGGCCTGTGCAACGACGTGGGCCTGCTGTCCGAGGAGTACGACCCGGTGGCCCACAAGATGACGGGCAACTTCCCGCAGGCCTTCAGCCACCTCGCGCTGGTGGGCAGCGCGTTCAACCTCTCACGCGAGGGGGGCCCCGGCCAGGAGCGGAGCCACTGA
- a CDS encoding IS630 family transposase encodes MEERRLFAASLLKSGWRPVDVADECGVTRGAVSQWCKALAQGGVRKLRRKPHQGRPSQLSPSQWKQVARALNAGAVRAGFPTERWTLPRIAHLIEHRWGVRYHPRSLTRPLHRLGFSAHRPRSQASERDDALIEAWVRRDWPRIKRGLEEAGGQLPSWMRRVTRFGPAWAPPGRRWDKSESSSV; translated from the coding sequence ATGGAGGAGCGGCGATTGTTCGCCGCTTCACTGCTGAAATCGGGCTGGCGCCCAGTCGACGTAGCGGACGAGTGCGGTGTCACCCGGGGGGCGGTGTCTCAATGGTGCAAAGCCCTCGCACAGGGCGGTGTCAGGAAGCTGCGGCGCAAGCCGCATCAGGGGCGTCCCTCGCAGCTGAGCCCCTCGCAGTGGAAGCAAGTGGCCCGAGCGCTCAATGCCGGCGCTGTCAGGGCCGGCTTTCCCACGGAGCGGTGGACCCTTCCACGCATCGCACATCTCATCGAGCACCGCTGGGGCGTGCGGTACCACCCACGCTCCCTGACGAGGCCGCTGCATCGGCTCGGGTTCTCCGCGCACCGCCCTCGTTCCCAGGCCAGCGAGCGGGATGATGCGCTCATCGAAGCTTGGGTGCGAAGAGATTGGCCTCGAATAAAAAGGGGGCTCGAAGAAGCGGGAGGACAATTGCCTTCTTGGATGAGACGGGTCACACGTTTCGGGCCCGCCTGGGCACCACCTGGGCGCCGGTGGGACAAGTCCGAGTCCTCAAGCGTCTGA
- a CDS encoding transposase, giving the protein MDETGHTFRARLGTTWAPVGQVRVLKRLSRRREISSVVLLTAPRGRERPKVFARHFVGAVHDKEVIAALRYFHRRLGRPLVIIWDRLQAHRSKAVRAWLQRHSKDVLVEWLPPYAPDLNPEEGCNGVVKEALLNATPPAISDLMRLARREFRALQHRPDVLRSFFEHAGLDV; this is encoded by the coding sequence TTGGATGAGACGGGTCACACGTTTCGGGCCCGCCTGGGCACCACCTGGGCGCCGGTGGGACAAGTCCGAGTCCTCAAGCGTCTGAGCAGGCGCCGAGAGATTTCCAGCGTCGTGCTCCTGACGGCGCCGCGGGGGCGTGAACGCCCCAAGGTGTTCGCCCGCCACTTCGTCGGCGCTGTCCACGACAAGGAAGTCATCGCCGCATTGAGGTACTTCCATCGGCGCCTCGGACGTCCGCTCGTCATCATCTGGGACCGCCTTCAGGCGCACCGTTCCAAGGCGGTCAGGGCCTGGCTGCAACGCCACTCGAAGGACGTCCTCGTCGAGTGGCTGCCCCCGTACGCTCCTGACCTCAACCCAGAGGAGGGCTGCAATGGCGTGGTGAAGGAGGCATTGCTCAACGCAACGCCCCCTGCCATTTCGGACCTCATGCGCCTGGCGCGAAGGGAATTTCGGGCCCTACAGCATCGTCCCGACGTCCTTCGCTCCTTCTTCGAGCACGCTGGGCTGGATGTTTAG